The following proteins are co-located in the Sphingorhabdus lutea genome:
- a CDS encoding TonB-dependent hemoglobin/transferrin/lactoferrin family receptor: MVGTTNISRVIAAILISPLFTINAASAKMDDAAIAYDDERGIITVTATRTEVSVEEAPATVSVIDEQQIADELATDIKDLVRFEPGVSVPRAPARFGAALGSTGRAGNEGFTIRGIGGNRVLIQVDGVRVPDGFSFGAQASGRGDYVDLGLVKSVEILRGPASALYGSDGLSGAVSFITSDPDDFLTDNQKIGGIIRSAYNSADNEFSETAIIAGKKGNISALFSYTRRDFNELENQGDIDIVGSGRTKANPQNGKSNAALGKLVWQPSAGHSIKITGEYSDTKLNTNILSGLGSSGFGTTIVDALKAEDSGSRKRISAGWIFDNPNDGLIDYVNIAAYWQKGKDLQFTDEDRSPLADRERLNSFDNRVFGASVEMRSDFATGPLQHRFILGGDISQTEQKGLRDGVTPPFGEVFPTRAFPVTNFTLAGIFVGDEIAIGDDRLTLFPALRFDYYNLNPENDPLLPLFTGAKQDGSRLSPKFGAVLKLNEIVRIFGNYAQGFKSPSPSQVNNFFENLAFGYTSLSNPNLKPESSESFEAGLRLNNEFIGLSATIFHANYDNFISQEVVGGAFTPSNPAIYQFVNLDKVRVRGAEARLQLNAQNGLNGNIALSYAKGDVHGRTNSAPDTPLSTIDPLKLVMGVGYRAPSGNFGGQLTMTHSAQKEENRTTGLCTPSCFRPDAFTIVDATAFLRIADSLTLRAGIFNILDKKYAWWSDVRGLASTSTITDAYTQPGRNASISASFRF; encoded by the coding sequence ATGGTAGGCACAACCAATATTAGCCGCGTGATCGCCGCCATTTTAATCTCTCCATTATTCACCATTAACGCTGCGTCCGCCAAAATGGATGATGCTGCAATCGCCTATGATGATGAACGCGGCATCATCACCGTTACTGCAACCCGAACCGAGGTCAGCGTCGAGGAAGCCCCCGCCACGGTTAGCGTGATTGATGAACAACAAATTGCTGATGAACTGGCCACAGATATAAAAGATTTGGTGCGTTTCGAACCGGGGGTCAGTGTGCCGCGCGCACCGGCGCGTTTTGGTGCAGCACTTGGCTCAACGGGACGTGCGGGCAATGAAGGATTTACCATCAGGGGTATTGGCGGCAATCGCGTGTTAATTCAGGTTGATGGCGTGCGCGTGCCCGATGGTTTTTCATTTGGTGCACAGGCAAGCGGGCGCGGCGATTATGTCGATCTTGGCCTTGTCAAATCGGTTGAGATTTTGCGCGGCCCCGCCTCTGCCTTATATGGCAGCGACGGTTTATCCGGCGCAGTCAGCTTTATTACCAGCGATCCAGATGATTTTTTAACGGACAATCAAAAAATTGGCGGTATCATCCGTTCGGCATATAACTCCGCCGATAATGAATTTTCCGAAACCGCCATTATTGCAGGCAAAAAGGGAAATATTTCCGCCTTATTTTCCTATACCCGCCGCGATTTTAACGAGTTAGAAAATCAAGGCGATATAGATATTGTCGGCAGCGGCAGGACCAAAGCAAACCCCCAAAATGGGAAATCAAATGCCGCATTGGGCAAATTGGTTTGGCAGCCAAGCGCGGGACATAGCATAAAAATTACAGGCGAATATAGCGACACAAAATTAAACACAAATATCCTATCCGGCCTTGGTTCATCGGGATTTGGCACAACCATTGTTGATGCATTAAAAGCAGAAGATAGCGGCAGCCGAAAACGTATATCGGCGGGTTGGATATTTGATAATCCCAATGACGGCCTGATTGATTATGTGAACATTGCCGCTTATTGGCAAAAGGGTAAAGACCTGCAATTTACCGATGAAGATCGCTCCCCCTTGGCAGATCGTGAACGGTTAAACAGTTTTGACAACCGTGTTTTTGGGGCATCGGTTGAAATGCGCAGCGATTTTGCAACCGGCCCCCTTCAGCATCGCTTTATTCTTGGCGGGGATATCAGCCAGACCGAGCAAAAGGGCCTGCGCGATGGGGTAACGCCCCCATTTGGTGAGGTTTTTCCCACCCGCGCCTTTCCCGTGACCAATTTCACTTTGGCGGGTATTTTCGTCGGCGACGAAATTGCCATTGGCGACGATAGATTGACATTATTTCCCGCATTGCGGTTTGATTATTATAATCTGAACCCTGAAAATGATCCCTTATTGCCCCTATTCACCGGTGCGAAACAAGATGGATCGCGGCTATCTCCTAAATTTGGGGCAGTATTAAAACTAAATGAAATAGTGCGAATTTTCGGCAATTATGCGCAGGGATTTAAATCACCATCGCCCAGCCAAGTGAATAATTTTTTTGAAAATCTGGCATTTGGATATACATCATTGTCCAACCCAAATCTAAAACCAGAAAGCAGCGAAAGTTTTGAAGCTGGGCTTCGACTTAACAATGAGTTTATCGGCCTGTCGGCGACCATATTTCACGCAAATTATGATAATTTTATCAGCCAAGAAGTTGTCGGCGGCGCATTTACCCCTTCAAATCCGGCAATATATCAATTTGTCAATTTGGATAAGGTGCGGGTTCGCGGCGCAGAGGCCCGCCTGCAATTAAATGCACAAAATGGGTTAAACGGCAATATCGCCCTTTCCTATGCCAAGGGTGATGTGCATGGCCGCACCAACTCTGCGCCCGACACGCCATTATCAACAATTGATCCATTAAAATTGGTAATGGGTGTTGGTTATCGTGCGCCATCGGGCAATTTTGGCGGCCAATTGACAATGACGCATAGCGCCCAAAAAGAGGAAAATAGAACAACAGGGCTTTGCACCCCATCATGTTTCCGTCCCGATGCATTTACCATAGTGGACGCCACCGCATTTTTGCGCATCGCAGACAGTCTGACATTAAGGGCGGGCATTTTCAACATATTGGACAAAAAATATGCGTGGTGGTCCGATGTTCGCGGGCTAGCCTCCACATCAACAATCACCGATGCCTATACCCAGCCCGGCCGCAATGCCAGCATCTCCGCCAGTTTTAGATTTTAA
- a CDS encoding TetR/AcrR family transcriptional regulator, with amino-acid sequence MTNSKLSDALYMTDNEVRAGRPCAEDAESLTDRILMASWDLLLDIGFEKFSFDKLAKYGRFGKPTIYARFSGKVELLRALLMLSIETTSRGFFESVADQHIDKAIPSLCADGVEFFHSPEGRLKDRLIDWLDLETDDNAPSMRGWTLKDGLEKISALLKGACEREEVTISDIDTASLFLIEGIVGHARMTSVEDQFDREKHILWASRYWAMIRQAFAVQS; translated from the coding sequence ATGACAAATTCTAAATTATCAGATGCTTTATATATGACGGATAATGAGGTTAGAGCTGGTCGGCCATGCGCCGAAGATGCCGAGTCATTGACCGACCGTATTTTAATGGCGAGTTGGGATCTGTTACTCGACATTGGATTTGAAAAATTTTCTTTTGATAAACTGGCAAAATATGGCCGATTTGGCAAACCGACAATTTACGCCCGATTTTCTGGCAAGGTAGAATTATTACGCGCGCTGTTAATGTTGTCCATTGAAACAACATCGCGCGGATTTTTTGAATCGGTCGCAGACCAACATATTGATAAAGCTATCCCATCACTATGCGCCGATGGCGTTGAATTTTTTCATTCGCCAGAAGGAAGGTTGAAAGATAGGCTTATCGATTGGTTGGATTTGGAAACCGATGATAATGCCCCGTCAATGCGCGGCTGGACATTAAAAGATGGATTGGAAAAAATCAGCGCTTTATTAAAGGGCGCGTGCGAAAGGGAGGAGGTCACCATCAGTGACATTGATACAGCCTCCCTATTCCTTATCGAAGGGATTGTTGGTCATGCCCGCATGACATCGGTTGAGGATCAATTTGACCGCGAAAAACATATTTTGTGGGCAAGCAGATATTGGGCGATGATTAGACAGGCATTTGCCGTTCAATCATGA
- a CDS encoding efflux transporter outer membrane subunit: MKNYSHLLKLTGLSISLLAVSACTTVGPDYKGPPNIAGSSMERASYLRADDNGISVISSSNWWTSFNDPILSDIIDKAMVNSPSIDIANAKIAQARSGLKAARTTSLPTIGATASAPYINLPSEILDPQSTENRTDINSANIGFDASWEIDLFGGNVRRLEAREARAQATETQLADAQTSLSSEIARLYIGLRARQEMANILQQQYEIDGQLLKYARHRQQQGVGTLQEAEQFIAQQAQSQSDIAQNETEITILKDQLALLSGLAPGALDTQLSDIKSIPMPPKEIAIGAPADLLRMRPDIRLAERNLAAANADIGASISDKFPKINFMGILGMGGDDVTDIFNPARLFGLALPRLNWNIFNGGRTAAQIEGKRSAYDEAEAQYRATILAALNDAENSLTRFGGKRISLARSLDTLSSAQRTANLEQMRANAGTIAQANALIAQRQKLRAALITSTAKADLSEAYVRVNKSIGLGWTPAPER; the protein is encoded by the coding sequence ATGAAAAACTATTCACATTTATTAAAATTAACCGGTTTATCAATTTCATTATTGGCGGTTTCGGCATGCACAACGGTCGGTCCGGATTATAAAGGCCCGCCCAATATTGCCGGATCCAGCATGGAACGCGCATCATATTTGCGTGCAGATGATAATGGCATTTCGGTTATATCTTCGTCCAATTGGTGGACATCGTTTAACGATCCGATTTTATCCGATATTATTGACAAGGCGATGGTAAATTCACCCTCAATCGATATTGCCAACGCAAAAATTGCACAGGCCCGATCAGGGTTAAAAGCAGCCCGAACCACATCCTTGCCCACAATTGGCGCAACTGCATCTGCGCCCTATATCAATCTGCCTTCCGAAATTCTGGACCCGCAAAGCACCGAAAATCGAACCGATATCAACAGCGCAAATATTGGATTTGATGCAAGTTGGGAAATTGATTTATTTGGCGGTAATGTCCGCCGTTTGGAGGCGCGAGAGGCAAGAGCGCAAGCGACGGAAACTCAATTGGCAGATGCGCAAACCTCCCTTTCATCCGAGATTGCCCGGCTTTATATCGGATTACGCGCGCGCCAGGAAATGGCAAATATTCTGCAGCAACAATATGAAATTGACGGCCAATTGCTGAAATACGCACGGCATCGTCAACAACAGGGCGTTGGAACATTACAAGAGGCCGAACAATTTATCGCGCAACAGGCACAAAGCCAATCCGATATTGCGCAAAATGAAACTGAAATCACAATATTAAAGGATCAGCTTGCCCTTTTATCTGGCCTCGCGCCTGGTGCATTGGATACACAGCTTTCCGATATAAAATCCATCCCCATGCCGCCAAAGGAAATTGCCATTGGCGCACCAGCAGATTTATTGCGGATGCGGCCCGACATACGTCTTGCGGAACGTAATCTGGCGGCGGCAAATGCCGATATTGGCGCAAGCATATCCGATAAATTTCCCAAGATAAATTTTATGGGCATTTTGGGTATGGGTGGTGATGATGTGACGGATATTTTTAATCCGGCGCGTTTATTTGGATTGGCATTGCCGCGTCTGAATTGGAATATATTTAATGGCGGACGAACAGCCGCGCAAATAGAGGGTAAACGCAGCGCCTATGACGAGGCGGAGGCGCAATATCGCGCCACCATATTGGCTGCATTAAATGATGCGGAAAATTCCTTAACTCGATTTGGCGGGAAAAGAATTTCGCTGGCACGGTCGCTAGATACATTGTCCAGTGCGCAGCGCACCGCCAATTTGGAACAAATGCGCGCAAATGCAGGCACGATTGCACAGGCAAATGCCCTTATCGCCCAGCGACAGAAATTGCGCGCGGCATTGATAACAAGCACCGCTAAGGCTGATTTATCCGAAGCTTATGTTAGGGTGAATAAATCAATCGGATTGGGTTGGACGCCCGCACCTGAACGCTGA
- a CDS encoding DHA2 family efflux MFS transporter permease subunit produces the protein MDSQSQGGDYMPPQEKADISAWMGVAAGALGSLMATLDISIVNASLPTIQGEIGASTSEGTWVATAYLVAEIIVIPLTGWLERVFGLRRFLLIAAILFTGFSIMCGLADNLGTMIIGRVGQGFTGGAMIPTAMTIIATRLPPSQQPIGTAIFGATVILGPVLGPLLGGWLTENLSWHYAFFINVPVSILLIALLIFGLPNDKMNLDELKSADWLGIIGMSLGLGGLTIVLEDGHKEQWFESALIWQLTILTIIGFALMALGQFYAKKPVIKLALLRNREFAAVSMMALILGGVLYGTSYIIPQFLAAIADYNALQAGQVVFLAGVPSLLMMPFVPFLIRSLDLRLAVALGFGMLAFSSFWDAALTAQSTGPDFTESQLMRGVGQILGFMFLNQAAISAVKMEDAGDAAGLFNAARNLGGSVTLALLATLQDTRWQFHRWNLHANLQQNDAAAQNWLSSLTQQFGGGEEGLTAAYHMIDAAISRDALVMAFNDEFWLMTVGTLLIIPLVLFLKPLPKGQINMAMH, from the coding sequence ATGGACAGCCAATCACAAGGCGGCGATTATATGCCGCCACAAGAAAAGGCCGACATTAGCGCCTGGATGGGCGTGGCGGCGGGGGCGCTGGGATCGTTAATGGCGACCCTGGACATTTCCATCGTCAATGCGTCTTTGCCCACTATACAAGGGGAAATAGGCGCATCCACATCCGAAGGCACATGGGTCGCAACCGCATATTTGGTGGCGGAAATCATTGTCATCCCGTTGACCGGTTGGTTGGAACGTGTATTTGGCCTTCGCCGATTTTTACTCATCGCTGCTATATTATTTACCGGATTTTCCATCATGTGCGGATTGGCCGATAATTTAGGAACGATGATTATTGGGCGCGTGGGTCAGGGATTTACTGGCGGGGCGATGATCCCCACCGCCATGACAATTATCGCAACCCGATTGCCACCATCGCAACAACCCATTGGCACGGCGATTTTCGGTGCGACGGTAATTTTAGGACCAGTTCTTGGCCCATTATTGGGTGGTTGGTTAACCGAAAACCTTAGCTGGCATTATGCATTTTTTATCAATGTGCCGGTGAGCATCCTGCTCATTGCTTTGTTAATTTTCGGATTGCCAAATGATAAAATGAATTTAGATGAATTAAAATCCGCCGACTGGTTGGGCATTATTGGCATGTCGCTTGGCCTTGGTGGATTAACAATTGTCCTAGAGGATGGGCATAAGGAACAATGGTTTGAATCCGCCCTAATATGGCAGCTTACCATCCTGACCATAATAGGTTTTGCCTTAATGGCTTTGGGTCAATTTTATGCAAAAAAACCAGTGATAAAATTGGCCCTACTGCGTAATCGTGAATTTGCCGCCGTTTCAATGATGGCGCTTATCCTTGGCGGGGTATTATATGGCACATCCTATATCATCCCCCAATTTCTTGCCGCAATTGCCGATTATAATGCATTGCAGGCGGGTCAGGTTGTGTTTCTTGCCGGTGTGCCATCATTATTGATGATGCCTTTCGTCCCATTTCTTATAAGGTCGCTTGATTTACGATTGGCGGTCGCGCTTGGATTTGGGATGCTCGCATTTTCCAGTTTTTGGGATGCGGCCTTAACCGCGCAATCAACCGGCCCAGATTTTACCGAAAGCCAGTTAATGCGTGGTGTAGGACAGATTTTAGGCTTTATGTTCCTTAACCAAGCAGCGATAAGCGCAGTTAAAATGGAGGATGCGGGCGATGCTGCCGGTCTTTTTAACGCAGCGCGAAACCTTGGCGGGTCGGTCACATTGGCCCTGCTTGCCACTCTTCAGGATACAAGATGGCAATTTCACCGATGGAATCTCCATGCCAATTTACAACAAAATGATGCGGCCGCCCAAAATTGGCTTTCATCCCTTACCCAACAATTTGGTGGCGGCGAAGAAGGGCTGACGGCTGCATATCATATGATTGACGCGGCCATTTCGCGCGACGCGCTGGTCATGGCATTTAATGACGAATTTTGGTTGATGACGGTGGGAACATTACTCATCATCCCTCTTGTTCTATTTCTAAAACCTCTGCCCAAAGGGCAAATAAACATGGCTATGCATTGA
- a CDS encoding HlyD family secretion protein, whose product MTEKNTPSPHHQSEPYPDIQDEMHDETHIQDKKMGQDKKIGQDKSPNDALSEAAPNDEMPNDDQQQDDKPTRPWLRPILIILAILAVGFGAYEYWQYRVFGQYQQSTNDAVISADDVAISSKLAGFIEFVKISENASVEEGALLLQIRASDYASQVDAADSQILLARANGAVTQSNIAEAQAAVAAATSELAKTQARMRYIDQQIARYRPLVNAGAEPSTKLDELNNERAQTSADLGAKQAAIAQAQQRISSLRAQTGATKAQVRAAEVEKQRANINMADTRLSAPIAGRIGSLEARAGQYVSPGQRLMTIVPTQNIYVTANFKETQIGMMRIGQPVTIKVDAISGVEFRGTVETISPGTGANFSLIPPQNATGNFTKIVQRVPVRIKLEAGPESRQLLLPGLSLEVSVDTRSARAEIEAIKRKQAGK is encoded by the coding sequence ATGACAGAAAAAAACACTCCCTCTCCCCATCATCAAAGCGAACCATATCCCGATATACAAGACGAGATGCATGATGAAACACACATTCAAGATAAAAAAATGGGACAAGATAAAAAAATTGGGCAAGATAAATCCCCCAATGACGCATTAAGTGAAGCTGCCCCAAATGATGAAATGCCCAATGACGATCAGCAGCAAGATGACAAGCCGACACGTCCATGGCTGCGCCCCATATTGATTATATTGGCCATTTTGGCCGTCGGATTTGGCGCATATGAATATTGGCAATATCGTGTCTTTGGCCAATATCAACAATCCACAAATGACGCGGTTATCAGCGCGGATGATGTCGCCATTTCATCAAAATTGGCCGGATTCATCGAATTTGTAAAAATATCGGAAAATGCCTCCGTCGAAGAGGGCGCATTATTGCTGCAGATTAGAGCAAGCGATTATGCAAGCCAAGTTGACGCCGCAGACAGTCAAATTTTACTGGCACGTGCCAATGGTGCTGTAACGCAATCAAATATTGCCGAAGCACAGGCCGCCGTTGCTGCGGCAACATCTGAATTGGCCAAAACACAGGCCAGAATGCGTTATATTGATCAGCAAATTGCACGTTACCGTCCGTTGGTTAACGCGGGCGCAGAGCCATCGACAAAATTGGATGAGCTGAATAATGAACGCGCGCAAACCAGTGCAGATTTAGGCGCAAAGCAAGCAGCAATCGCACAGGCACAACAGCGTATATCATCACTACGCGCGCAAACCGGCGCTACAAAGGCACAGGTTCGTGCCGCCGAGGTTGAAAAACAGCGGGCAAATATCAATATGGCGGACACCCGCCTATCTGCGCCCATTGCCGGACGAATTGGCAGTTTAGAGGCGCGTGCAGGACAATATGTTTCCCCCGGGCAACGGTTAATGACCATTGTTCCGACCCAAAATATATATGTCACCGCAAATTTTAAAGAAACCCAAATTGGCATGATGCGTATCGGCCAACCGGTCACGATAAAGGTTGATGCCATATCGGGGGTTGAATTTCGCGGCACAGTGGAAACAATATCCCCGGGAACAGGCGCCAATTTCTCACTCATCCCTCCGCAAAATGCGACAGGTAATTTTACCAAAATTGTTCAACGCGTGCCGGTGCGTATTAAATTAGAGGCCGGACCTGAATCACGCCAATTATTATTGCCCGGATTATCATTGGAAGTATCGGTTGATACACGTTCAGCCCGCGCCGAGATTGAGGCCATTAAACGTAAACAGGCAGGCAAATAA
- a CDS encoding TonB-dependent receptor domain-containing protein encodes MRKIQLFTTLLLATSSLCAKPALAYDNSPANADLPEQPSEDAPAATVEEAPVTTGADAPETSDAEVEISSPGGDDYGGEIVVRGKYIPDPIRATPEVVSVLSAEDIAKTGEGDIAGALQRVTGLSVVGGRFVYVRGLGERYSLALLNGSALPSPEPLRRVVPLDLFPTSILASTVVQKSYSANYPGEFGGGVINLTTRSAPDEPFFDLGVSISGDSITTGDLGYTYFGSRTDFLGYDNGARALPRPLANAIATGNRVTEGADFSADDIRSITASLSNANTNVIQRNSQMPANWSGDMAAGKSFDLGSAELGLVAVAGISNSWRTRSGLQQLGAQQGDILVASQDFKFVSTENRVVVNGMVNAGLSFDEHKLRLTSIYIHDNLKEARVGSGNNFDTVSPSVSRPEDTIQTGQTSWYERQLFDVQGTGEFRFSDLAIDIRGSYAKSKRDAPYERSYSYTFDETAMDYVNNLRSPGQNARLSFSELDDKVVSGALDISYKLPTSRPVTISGGYAYYLNERSAIRRDFEFFPLGALPLEVAQQRIDYLVSDFNVYNWDLLLRETTGGFGSAAYSANLETHAGYIMAEAELLDGVNINIGARYEDGTQSVTPTALFGLPPLAATSLSNDYWLPAATITWNFADDMQLRLAASKTIARPQFRELAPQPYRDTESSRTFFGNQFLEDSELINAEARYEWYFASGQRFTLAGFFKDIEKPIEATAVQVGSTFLTSFANAPRAQLWGAEVEVEKYIPLYNLSTEGGFFSNRRVAIVANYTYTDSKIIIKPGDTVISFTTAPNAVAADIVFDSTRRLRLTGQSKHLANLQFSLENEDRLSQQSILLTYSSERATNRGPNLTPDFIERPGLRLDVILREAMKIGKQEFEMKFELRNLTGTNYSETQSLGTSTLQINSYDIGTSASLGVTFKY; translated from the coding sequence ATGCGAAAAATACAATTATTCACCACATTATTATTGGCTACATCCTCCCTATGCGCGAAGCCTGCTTTGGCCTATGATAACTCCCCTGCAAATGCTGATTTACCAGAACAGCCAAGCGAGGACGCGCCAGCAGCAACGGTAGAGGAAGCCCCTGTAACAACAGGTGCGGATGCCCCGGAAACTTCGGATGCAGAGGTAGAGATTTCTTCACCTGGCGGCGATGATTATGGCGGTGAAATTGTGGTTCGCGGCAAATATATTCCCGATCCCATTCGTGCCACGCCAGAGGTTGTTTCTGTTTTATCTGCAGAGGATATTGCAAAGACAGGCGAGGGTGATATTGCCGGCGCGCTGCAACGTGTGACCGGACTTTCCGTGGTTGGCGGTCGCTTTGTTTATGTTCGCGGCCTTGGGGAGCGTTATTCGCTTGCATTGTTAAATGGTTCGGCGCTTCCCTCGCCAGAGCCGCTTCGCCGCGTTGTGCCGCTTGATTTATTCCCGACAAGCATCTTGGCCTCTACCGTGGTGCAGAAAAGCTATTCTGCCAATTATCCGGGTGAATTTGGCGGCGGTGTTATCAACCTTACTACCAGATCCGCACCTGATGAGCCATTTTTCGATTTAGGGGTTAGTATAAGTGGTGATTCGATCACTACAGGTGATTTGGGATATACTTATTTTGGATCGCGCACTGATTTTCTGGGCTATGATAATGGCGCGCGCGCATTGCCGCGTCCCTTGGCCAATGCCATTGCCACGGGCAATCGTGTGACCGAAGGCGCCGACTTTTCGGCTGATGATATTCGGTCAATTACTGCAAGTTTAAGCAATGCCAATACCAATGTTATTCAGCGCAATTCACAAATGCCTGCCAATTGGAGCGGCGATATGGCGGCGGGCAAAAGCTTTGATTTAGGTTCGGCTGAACTCGGCCTTGTTGCCGTTGCGGGTATCTCCAATAGCTGGCGGACCAGAAGCGGCCTGCAACAGCTTGGCGCGCAACAGGGTGATATTTTGGTCGCATCACAGGATTTTAAATTTGTATCAACCGAAAACCGTGTCGTGGTCAATGGGATGGTCAATGCGGGGCTTAGCTTTGATGAACATAAGCTGCGCCTGACCAGCATTTATATTCATGATAATTTGAAGGAAGCAAGGGTCGGTTCGGGTAATAATTTTGATACTGTATCGCCCAGTGTGTCGCGACCCGAAGATACTATTCAAACCGGTCAAACAAGTTGGTATGAACGTCAATTATTTGATGTGCAGGGAACGGGCGAGTTTAGATTTAGCGATCTTGCAATTGATATTCGCGGTTCATATGCAAAATCAAAACGCGACGCTCCTTATGAAAGAAGCTATAGCTATACTTTTGATGAAACGGCGATGGATTATGTCAATAATCTTCGTTCACCGGGACAAAATGCCCGTCTTTCATTCAGCGAATTGGACGACAAGGTTGTGTCGGGTGCATTGGATATTAGCTATAAATTGCCGACATCACGGCCCGTGACAATTTCAGGTGGCTATGCCTATTATTTGAATGAGCGTTCTGCAATCCGCCGTGATTTTGAATTTTTTCCTTTGGGTGCTTTGCCATTGGAGGTTGCACAGCAACGTATTGATTATTTAGTTAGCGATTTTAATGTTTATAATTGGGATTTGTTATTGCGCGAAACAACCGGTGGTTTTGGTTCGGCGGCATATAGCGCAAATTTGGAAACACATGCGGGCTATATCATGGCTGAGGCCGAATTATTGGACGGTGTCAATATCAATATTGGTGCGCGATATGAAGATGGCACACAATCGGTAACGCCGACGGCTTTATTCGGTCTGCCGCCTTTGGCAGCGACCAGCCTGTCCAATGATTATTGGTTACCAGCGGCTACCATAACATGGAATTTTGCCGACGATATGCAATTGCGTCTGGCTGCTTCAAAAACCATTGCCCGCCCGCAATTTCGTGAATTGGCTCCACAGCCATATCGCGATACAGAAAGCAGCCGCACATTTTTCGGCAATCAATTTTTGGAAGATAGCGAGCTGATTAACGCAGAAGCGCGTTATGAATGGTATTTTGCCAGCGGGCAAAGATTTACATTGGCCGGTTTCTTTAAAGATATTGAAAAGCCAATTGAAGCAACTGCGGTGCAAGTGGGCAGCACATTTTTAACCAGCTTTGCCAATGCGCCGCGCGCGCAATTATGGGGCGCAGAGGTTGAGGTGGAAAAATATATCCCGCTTTATAATTTAAGCACGGAAGGCGGCTTTTTCTCCAATCGCCGTGTCGCCATTGTGGCAAATTACACCTATACTGACTCCAAAATCATTATAAAGCCGGGCGACACAGTTATCAGCTTTACCACCGCGCCAAATGCGGTGGCCGCCGATATTGTTTTTGATAGTACAAGGCGTTTGCGCTTGACCGGTCAATCAAAGCATTTGGCCAATTTACAATTTAGCTTGGAAAATGAAGATCGTTTGTCACAGCAATCAATCCTGCTGACATATTCAAGCGAGCGTGCGACAAATCGTGGTCCCAATTTAACGCCAGATTTCATTGAACGTCCCGGCCTTCGTTTGGATGTGATTTTACGCGAGGCTATGAAAATAGGTAAGCAGGAATTTGAAATGAAATTTGAGCTGCGTAATTTAACCGGCACCAATTATTCCGAAACCCAAAGTTTGGGCACGTCAACATTACAAATTAACAGCTATGATATTGGAACATCGGCATCATTGGGCGTGACGTTCAAATATTAA
- a CDS encoding type II secretion system protein N has translation MLKISKPNIYQLISAALILIILVQLARLFWVIATPVGPVGRWKPVVPQMMDFANRTALFDRFDPFFKRTQNSEEEGKVTALPLTLFGIRGNAGTGAGSAIIADSAGVQNSYLVGQEIMPGVKLHKVAFDHIILDNNGSLELLYLDQSSSAEIVEAAPAATIDEGAGSDNRGQLQINAQTFASSINLQPRKTNAGVTGLVVSAKDDGAMLRSAGLQSGDIVTKINGKSVTSANDIITQVRPGARLSLEVERGANVVPIAIILENQ, from the coding sequence TTGCTCAAAATTTCTAAACCCAATATTTATCAACTTATATCCGCTGCGTTAATATTGATTATATTGGTGCAATTGGCGCGTTTATTTTGGGTGATTGCGACCCCGGTTGGTCCGGTCGGGAGGTGGAAACCAGTTGTCCCGCAAATGATGGATTTTGCGAATAGAACAGCATTATTTGACAGATTTGACCCATTTTTCAAACGGACGCAAAATAGCGAGGAAGAAGGCAAGGTGACTGCCCTGCCGCTTACATTATTTGGCATTAGGGGCAATGCAGGAACAGGCGCGGGTTCGGCGATTATCGCGGATAGCGCGGGGGTGCAGAATAGCTATCTTGTCGGGCAAGAAATTATGCCCGGGGTAAAGCTGCATAAGGTGGCATTTGACCATATTATATTGGATAATAATGGGTCATTGGAATTATTATATCTTGATCAATCATCCAGCGCAGAAATTGTCGAGGCTGCGCCCGCAGCGACAATAGATGAAGGCGCCGGATCGGATAATAGGGGCCAGTTACAAATAAATGCGCAGACATTTGCGTCATCCATAAATTTGCAACCGCGCAAGACAAATGCAGGTGTTACCGGATTGGTAGTTAGCGCAAAGGATGATGGCGCGATGCTGCGTTCCGCAGGGCTGCAAAGCGGGGATATTGTAACAAAAATAAATGGAAAGTCGGTGACCAGTGCGAATGATATAATCACGCAAGTTCGTCCTGGTGCGCGTCTTTCATTAGAGGTTGAGCGCGGTGCAAATGTCGTGCCAATTGCAATTATATTGGAAAATCAGTGA